Genomic window (Dictyoglomus thermophilum H-6-12):
GTTGCCACAACCATATTCCCCTTTAATGCATGGAATGTACCATGGATACATTCTGCCTTTGAGAATGCAGCAGCAACTATAGCAGGAGTAGAGGCAGCATACAAAGCCTTAAAGAGAAAAGGAGAAATAGATAGGGAAATAAGGTTTATAAGCTTCGCCGGAGATGGTGGAACATACGACATTGGACTTCAGGCTCTCTCTGGAGCAATAGAGAGAGGACATAGAGCAGTATTTATCTGCTACAATAACGAAGCATATATGAACACAGGAATCCAAAGATCAGGAGCAACCCCAAGAGGTGCTTTCACTACTACATCTCCTGCAGGAAAAGCAATTCCTGGAAAACCTCAGAAAAGAAAGAACTTAACAGAAATGATGGTGGCAAATGGAGCAAAATATGTGGCTCAAGCATCACCAAGTCACTGGAGAGATTTAATGGAGAAGGTAAAAAAGGCGGTAAACACCGATGGACCCGCCTTTTTAAATATATACTCCACATGTCCAAGAGGATGGAGAACTCCCGATAATTCTGCCATAAGTATTGCAAGACTTGCAGTAGAAACCGGTGTATGGCCTCTCTACGAAGTAGAGAATGGAAAATACAAGATAAATTACAAACCGCCAAAAGGATTTAAACCTGTCGAGGAGTTCTTAAAAGTACAAGGAAGATTTGCACACCTCCTCAAACCAGAAAATGCTCATATATTAGAAGAATTCAAAAAAGATATAGAAGAAGAATGGAAAAGACTCCTCAGTATGGAAGAAGCTACAAATAAATAAATATCATGAAACCAAAAAGGCTCCCCCTTCACGGGGGAGCCATCCATTTTAAAATGACTAAGAACAGTTATAAACTTGGTGTTCATCTTTTCAGAGGTGGAAGATCAGTATTAGAAGATATAAAATTACTTCGAATAAATACTGCTCAACTTTTTTCAGGAAATCCAAGAAGCTATAAACCTACCAATGAGAAACTTCCAATCTTTCCCTTTAATTCTGTTTTTATCCATGCTCCTTATGTAGTAAACATAGCATCTCCCGATGAAAAAGTCTTTAATCTCTCTATCAAAAAAGTCATAGAAGAATTAAGACTTGCAGAAGAATTAGACTGGGAAGGACTAATAATACATCCTGGAAGTAGTAAAAAGATGGGAAAAGAGGTAGCTAAAAAGAACTTTTTCAAAGCCCTTGAAAAAATTTTAGAAGAAGATATAAGAGCTAA
Coding sequences:
- a CDS encoding thiamine pyrophosphate-dependent enzyme; protein product: MAINLREIALKEEKLVSGHRLCAGCGASIIVRMVLNAIDEPVVVANATGCLEVATTIFPFNAWNVPWIHSAFENAAATIAGVEAAYKALKRKGEIDREIRFISFAGDGGTYDIGLQALSGAIERGHRAVFICYNNEAYMNTGIQRSGATPRGAFTTTSPAGKAIPGKPQKRKNLTEMMVANGAKYVAQASPSHWRDLMEKVKKAVNTDGPAFLNIYSTCPRGWRTPDNSAISIARLAVETGVWPLYEVENGKYKINYKPPKGFKPVEEFLKVQGRFAHLLKPENAHILEEFKKDIEEEWKRLLSMEEATNK